The DNA segment CTTCGGTATTATAGCATATTGGGTCTGAAGCACAATCGGTAGCTCTATGGATTGCAGATTTTAATAACCTCAATGTTCTTTCTTCTGTCGCTTGAGAGACCAAGCCACCATAACTACCTTCTGCACCAGCAATAGTGTATAATAACACACCTTGCATTTGGTTTTTATCTACAAATAATCTTTCATTTAATGAGGTTGAGGGATAACCACAAAGAAATTCTAATTCCTTAATTAGTAAATGTGAAAGTGTGTGTACCAATAGAAAACGTATCAAATGTTCTCTATTTACCGTCATACCAAACTTTTCTTTTACGGAACGGTATGCGTGACTTTCAATATTAGTGTATAGCTTGTTTATCTTCTTTTTGAAAACATCATTCTTTTCAGCTTGTGTTATCCAAGTCTCAATTTTATCGTTTGACAAGGCTATAAAAACACCTTCTCCAAAACTTTCAATTGCAGGTAAATATTTGGTTTTATGTTCCCATTTAGATGTAAACTTCTTTTCAATAAGCACCTGCGTTTCGTCCATTTCTGAGAAGAAATCATCATTTGTTAATGGTTCTTGTCTTGTATAACCTACTTGTACCGTTGTCATCTTAATACGCCTTAAACCTATTAATTGTTCAAAACCGTAATTTGTTAAGTTTTCTAATTTTTCTTTCCTAAAGATTAAGTTATCATCTTCATCCGTAAAGTCGATGTTAGGGTTTTTTACTAAGAAATTATATTCATAAAGGCGATACTCTAACTCAGGTATATATGAGTTGTTATTATCATTTTCTAATATTTTTTTGATTTGTTCTAAAGCATATTCTTCTTCTAATGCTTCATATATAAATTGTGCATCTTTACCTTTTTCTTTAAACCGTTGAATTTTTTCAATATGCTTATTTCGTACTCCTTTATCTATAGGTAAAAATATACTGGAAACGAGAATAGGATAGTAAACACTATTACTACTACGAATGACAGGTTTAAAAAATACCTTTGATTCTTTCCCTTCTTCGTGACGTTCTAAAAGTTCTGCTTCAGAAAAGTATTTTCTTTCACGTAAACCAAACAAACCCGAAAGATTCATCATACGACCTTTATGACTGCAACCATCATTCATACACTTAACGCTTATACCTGCTAAATCTGAAAACTTCGTCGACTTTGTATATCTAAGGTCTGGATTTTCACAGCATAAAGTATCATAGTCTAATAATACAGAACCACTTTCTGAATCTTCATCTTTTACAGCTTTTTGTGCTTTGTTCCATCTTTCCCAAGGTATTTCTTTTATATCTCCTGTTGGTGCAGACATAATAAAACGTACTTGTTCTAATTCTGGCGCAAATTTACTTCCTCGCTTTGCATAACAGACACCGCATTTAGGTGGTGCAAATTCTTTTTTAGTAGCATTAGGTTTCGCTAACTCCCATTCACGCCACCAATCTTTTATATGTTTAAATCTTTTACACGAGTTGCAGTAAAACCACTTAGGAAAGAATGATGCACTTATTGTATCATTTATATGTTCAGGAATATCAGCTCTACTTGAAGAAGATACATTATCAGGTACATATACAAATGCTTCTAATTTTTCGAAGCCATCTTTATGAGATAAACGCTGCAATAGACGTTCATCGTTGATATGATATGAATTATCAATAAATGTTTTACCATCTTGTTTATTAAAATGGAAAAATGGCCACTCATCAAATCTATCAATCATTAAGGCCCCAAATGGTGTTTCTATAATAGAACCTGAACCACCGTAAGAACTAATGGCTTTGCGTGTTTGTATTTTTACAAACTTATTATCGGCTGCTTTCTTGTTTCTTCTTATTGCCATTCAAAATTTGATTTAATTCTTATAAACGTGTCGGTATCTATTTCTCTCATTGATTGCATTACCGTCCAATCTATTGCACTTTCGTTTTTGTCAGATGGTCTTTTAAGTAATCTTTTATATTTTAAGTCGTTAGAGGCTCTTGCTTTGCTTTCCCAATCTTCAACAACATTTTGAAACCTCCGCTCAAAATATGCCATCATTTCTTTATTATTTGCACCAAAACGTTGTTCAATAAAGTCTCTATACGCTTTCGCGAAAGCGGATTTAAAATTAGCTGCATCATTATCCTTGTTGAGATTAGGATATGTATTGCGTACAAATGCTACCAATGAAGTTGTAAGCATTTTATCAATAGTACTTTCGGTAAATGGTGTTATGCTTAAAGGTTCTACACATTTGTAAAAGGCTTGATGAAAGTTTATAAAATGTTCAAAATATGACTTTTCTCTTGCTCTGTTTGGGTCTAATAAGGACACTACTAAACCATTTGTCTTACGTCCTACACGACTGGATGCTTGTATATATTCTGCAATATTCTTAGGCATACCATTGATTAGCATCAGATTTAATCTGCTGATGTCAATACCTACAGAAATCATATTCGTAGCCAAAACAAAATCAACTACGTCATTTAAGTATCTATAACCTTTGTCTGTTGTGACAATATTTTTTTCGTCAAAAGGAAGTTCTAATTCTTTGAGAATCGATTTTATACGTGAACTTTCTACACGACTTGTTAGTTCTTCTGTACGAGATGATATACCTGCAAAATTGAATCTATAATCATCAATAGGATTGAATAAATCTTCTAAACGGTATTGTAATGTTGATGTAAAGTTTGATACTTCATCGCCTACTTTATTAAAAATTTTACCTACATCTTTTAAGCTGTTATAGTAAGATACTATTGTCCAGTAATTATTAGCAAAGTCTTTTGTTTCCTTATTTCTATAGACTTCAAGCCGCGATACAAAAAGATGCGCCAGCAGTTGTAATTGCGTGTCAATAGATGTTTTCCCTGTTGGCATAAAACCTATATATCGCCTTTTACTTTCCGTGCTTTCTCTTGAAAAGAAACTATCGTTATGATTTATACCTGAAGGTGGAAATATATTAACCTTACGATTACCATATAGTTTTTCTATTTGATACTGTGTGTTTCTTGTGGTTGCGGTAGATGATATAATCTTAGGTGCAATACCGTTTTTAGTACATAATAATTCAATGGTAGATTCATATAATGCTGTAATTGAACCTAAAGGACCATTTAGTAAGTGAAGTTCATCTTGAATGATTAAGTCTGGCGGTAATCCGTTATCTGTATTTGCTTTAAAGAAATTATGGGCTTCTTCTTGCCAAGCTAACATTGCAAATTTATCTACTGTACCAAATAATAATGTTGGTGGGTTTTTATATAGGTTTTCATCAACTACTTGAATAGGTAGTTTTTCGTGAAAATGACATTGTTTATTTATACAAGAAACTTTCAACTCGCCTTTATTTACTTTAAAGCCATATCGCCAGATTGTTATGCCTTTAGAGTTTTTTTCTTTAGACACTGATTTAGTACCACACCAAGGACAACTACTAATTTGAAATACATTTTTGCGTTCAGGATTTCCTTTGTCTCCTTTTAATGCTTCTTCGTCCATTTGAGAAACCAAAATACCTGCACCATTATCTCCAGCAACCTTGTTAGGTGTTGATGCTTGTCCAACCCATAAACCAATACTTATAGGTTCTTCTTTTAAGGTGTCTTTAAATTCTGATTGAGAACGCATAAATTCCAATGTGGCAATTAAGCGAGATGCACGTTCAAATTGTTGTGCTGTTAATAAGCGTAA comes from the Marixanthomonas ophiurae genome and includes:
- the drmB gene encoding DUF1998 domain-containing protein gives rise to the protein MAIRRNKKAADNKFVKIQTRKAISSYGGSGSIIETPFGALMIDRFDEWPFFHFNKQDGKTFIDNSYHINDERLLQRLSHKDGFEKLEAFVYVPDNVSSSSRADIPEHINDTISASFFPKWFYCNSCKRFKHIKDWWREWELAKPNATKKEFAPPKCGVCYAKRGSKFAPELEQVRFIMSAPTGDIKEIPWERWNKAQKAVKDEDSESGSVLLDYDTLCCENPDLRYTKSTKFSDLAGISVKCMNDGCSHKGRMMNLSGLFGLRERKYFSEAELLERHEEGKESKVFFKPVIRSSNSVYYPILVSSIFLPIDKGVRNKHIEKIQRFKEKGKDAQFIYEALEEEYALEQIKKILENDNNNSYIPELEYRLYEYNFLVKNPNIDFTDEDDNLIFRKEKLENLTNYGFEQLIGLRRIKMTTVQVGYTRQEPLTNDDFFSEMDETQVLIEKKFTSKWEHKTKYLPAIESFGEGVFIALSNDKIETWITQAEKNDVFKKKINKLYTNIESHAYRSVKEKFGMTVNREHLIRFLLVHTLSHLLIKELEFLCGYPSTSLNERLFVDKNQMQGVLLYTIAGAEGSYGGLVSQATEERTLRLLKSAIHRATDCASDPICYNTEDGQGIGGLNMAACYSCTLIPENACEEFNSFLDRSLLIDEEYGFFKNLINNKS